The window ATTCGCCAGGTAGGCGAAGAAGCTCGAGATGCCGAAGGCGCCGATCAGCACCAGGCCCATGAAGTGCCGGTCGCGCAGCAGCACGCCGTAGCCGCGCAGCGCGCTGCCCACGCTGCTGTCCACCCGCTGCGCGGGCGGCCGGGTCTCGGGCAGGCTGGTGGCCATCAGCAGCAGGCCGAGCACGGCGGCCACCGTGACGGCCCAGAACACGCTGCGCCAGCCCGCCCACTCGATCAGCAGGCTGCCGGCCAGCGGCGCGAGGATGGGCGAGACGCTGAACACCAGCATCAAGAGCGACATCAGCCGCGCCGCGTCATGCCCGGTGTGCAGGTCGCGCACCACCGCGCGCGGCACCACCATGCCGGCGCAGGCGCCCAGGCCCTGGATGAACCGCAGCACGACCAGCGTTTGGATGTCCGGCGCGAGTGCGCAGCCCACGCTGCCGGCGGCGAACAGCACCAGCCCGAAATACAGCGGCGCCTTGCGGCCCACCATGTCGGACACCGGGCCGTAGACGATCTGGCCGACGCCCAGCGAGATGAAGAAGGCCATCAGGCTCAGCTGCACCGCGCCCATCGACGCGTTCAGGCTCTGTCCGATGGAGGGCAGCGCCGGCAGGTACATGTCGATGGCAAACGGGCCGATCGCGGACAGCAGGCCGAGCACCAGGGCGGTGCGGAAGAAGTTGGATTTCATGCTGCGAACGGGTTCGGTTCAGTAATGCGGCGGCAGTTCGTCGCGTGCGTTGGTGGAGCGGCTCAGGTCGCCTTCGGTCGGCGGCTGGCGAAGCAGGGTCACCTCGCGCATCAGCAGGTCGATCTGCTGCTGCTGGCGCACGATGACCTGGTCGAGCTTGTCGAGCAGGTCTTCCGTGAAGCTGGCCTTGATTTCGAGATCGGTGAGGCGCTGCTGGGTGGTGTCTTCGTGTTCCGGGTGTTGTTCCATGGGGCTATTGGACACGATGCGGCCTGGGCCTGGGCGGCACTGCCCTTTGTCACATGAAAGTATCGCCAGGGGATACCAGGGAGGCATCTGGTCTCTACCAGGCCAGATATTCGATGCCCAGACCAGCCGACCGGCAGGATGATCCGCCCACCTTCAACCAGCCGTGAGACTTCCATGACTTCCTCCAATTACGCTTCCTCCGCCCCGGTTTCCATCCGCCGTGATACGCGCGCCTGGCAGTTCCAGGTGTG of the Rhodoferax koreense genome contains:
- a CDS encoding multidrug effflux MFS transporter; this translates as MKSNFFRTALVLGLLSAIGPFAIDMYLPALPSIGQSLNASMGAVQLSLMAFFISLGVGQIVYGPVSDMVGRKAPLYFGLVLFAAGSVGCALAPDIQTLVVLRFIQGLGACAGMVVPRAVVRDLHTGHDAARLMSLLMLVFSVSPILAPLAGSLLIEWAGWRSVFWAVTVAAVLGLLLMATSLPETRPPAQRVDSSVGSALRGYGVLLRDRHFMGLVLIGAFGISSFFAYLANSSFVLIDHYGLSPREYSIAFAANAASFIGVSQLTGKLGARFGLVPMVKTAVVGYAGVMALLLAINLAGIERLDVMVVLLFIGYGFLGLVVPTTAVLALEEHGAIAGTASALMGTLQFVVGALVMAVVGVFVDGTARPMVAGIAGSALVAYAFTLGTLGGTRARAAARS
- a CDS encoding SlyX family protein — encoded protein: MEQHPEHEDTTQQRLTDLEIKASFTEDLLDKLDQVIVRQQQQIDLLMREVTLLRQPPTEGDLSRSTNARDELPPHY